The segment CGGCCCGCAGCACGGCGGCGAACATTGCCAACAAGACAAACAGCGAAAAAGTTCGGCGAAGCGGCATGGATGCGACTCGTGGGTTGGAAGGGGGGAATCGGATACGGGGATATTCTAGCCTCCGCAACCGCCCCTTTCTATGAGCCGCCCCACACGAAATCAGGCCAATCCGCCCGATTCGGGGGCGACCGCCGCAGTCGGCTCGGTCGCTAGTCGCGAAGCGAGACGAACCGCTTCGATCAGGCTCGAAACGCCCGCTTTGCCTTGCCACGCGATATCAAAGGCGGTCCCGTGATCGACCGAAGTCCGGATAATCGGCAGTCCCAGCGTGATGTTTACCGCGACGTCGAACGCGAGCGCCTTCAGCGGAATATGCCCCTGATCGTGATACATGCAGATCACGCAATCGGTCGTCGCGCGGCGCTCGCGCAAGAAGACCGTATCCGGCGGCAACGGCCCACTGATTTCAATGCCAAACGCTTGCGCATCGGCCACCGCCGGCGCGATGATCCGCTCTTCTTCCGAATTGCCGAACAGGCCATGTTCGCCGGCATGCGGATTCAATCCGCAGATCAGCATCTTCGGCGCACGTCCTCGAATGCGGCGCATCGCCTCATGACAAAGCTCGATCACTTCAACGATCCGCTCACGGCTTAATAGTCCCGGCACTTCGCCATAGCCGACGTGCGTCGTCACAAAGCCGCACGTGATCTCTTCCGACGTCAGCATCATGCAGATCCGCGCCGAGTCGGTCTCGTCCGCGAAGATCTCGGTATGCCCCGGATAGTTCACCCCGGCGGCGTGCAACGCTTCTTTGTTGATCGGGCCGGTGCTGATCGCGTCGACTTGCCCCGCTTCGGCGGCGCGAATCGCAGCCAGGATGTATTCGTAACACGCGCGTCCGCACTCAGCCGCAATCTTGCCCGGCAAAATCGCCGCCGCGTCGATCGCGTGCAAGTCATAGATCGCCGGCGTCGTCAGCGAGCGGAGCGCATCGGCGCCATCCGCCACGTCGACGATCGTTTCGCACATCGGCAGGTCGAGCAGCTCCGCAACGCGGCGCAATAGCTGGGCGTCGCCAAAGACGATCGGCGTGCAATACTCGGCAACTTCAGCGTTGGCCAACAAGCGTAGGGCGATCTCCGGACCAACTCCGGCCGGATCCCCCATCGTGACGGCAATTCTCGGTTTCATGGCGCTCATGGCTAGGTAAGAAAGACAGCGGCTTCTCTTTATTAGAATCAGATCGCCGCTCGACCGCTAGGAAGGCGAACCTGCCAACCGGCTCGCTTGTCGAGGGAAGAGTGGAACCCGCACCCAATCCCAGAGAGTCTGTTATGCCCTTTCCGCTCTATCAGATCGACGCATTTACATCCCAGCCCCTCTCCGGGAATCCGGCCGCCGTCTGTTGGCTGCAGCAATCCTGCGAAGATAGCTGGCTGCAACGGGTCGCGGCGGAAATGAATCTCTCCGAAACGGCTTTTCTCTGGCAAGAGAAAAGCCGTTTTCGTTTGCGCTGGTTCACGCCGACGGTCGAAGTCGATCTATGCGGACACGCCACCTTGGCGGCGGCTCACTTTCTGTGGGAAACCGGCAGAGCGTCACCGACTGCGACGATCGAGTTCAACACGCGCAGCGGAGTTCTAACGGCGGCTAGAATTGACGAGCGAATCGAACTCGATTTTCCAATCGATGAGATTGAAGTCTGCCCTCCGCCAACCGGACTGATCGCGGCGCTCGGATGTAAAGCGATTGCGACGGGCCGCAATCGCCGCGACGTGCTGATTGAAGTCGCTTCGGAAGAAGAACTGCGAAGCGTGACGCCCGACTTTCGCCGGTTGGCCGAGATCCGCGCACGCGGCGTGATCGTCACTTGTCGCGGTGATGGAGAGCGATACGAATTTCTCTCTCGCTTTTTCGCGCCGGCCTGCGGTATCGACGAAGATCCGGTCACCGGGTCAGCCCACTGCGCGCTGGTCACATACTGGGCGCCGAAGTGGAAAAAAGAAACGCTGCGAGCGTTTCAATGCTCGCAGCGCGGCGGAGAGTTGGAGGTGACGCTCGATGGTGATCGCGCCAAACTGCGCGGCGCGGCGGTCACGGTCTTACGCGGCGAACTCGACGCGTGAGATTTATTCGAAAGAGAAGTCGTATCGATTGGCGGCTTTGGCGTTTCTCACCGTCAGTCCCGTCGTACGGAAATCGCCAAATTTATCGGGGATCTTCACGCCGCGGACGGTTACTTTAAATTCACCCTCAGGAAAGCTTTCGCCCGGTTCCATTTTCATGACGTATTTCCCCTCTTCGTCCGTCACTCCGCTCGCTTTCGCTTTACCGCCGCGGCCATACATCGTCACCTTCGCGCCGGCGACCGGCTGACCACGATAGACGACGACTCCGCTCATGCTCCAAGCTTTTGCGTTCTTCGCGACCGGCGTTTTCTCACTATCCGCATCTTTGGCGTTGGTCGTCGGCAGCCATTTCGCCAGCCGTTTTTTCACCGCGTCGTTTTCCGGCAAGTCGGCGACGTTGGTCCATTCCTGCGGATCTTCCTGATGGTCGTACAGTTCTTCGCTCCCGTCGGCGTAGCGAATGTAGCGCCAGCGCTCATCCCGAACTGCATGGTTGTTGCGACCATGCGTGGTAACGGCTGGTCGATCCCACGCGGCGGTCGGATCCTTTAAGAGCGGCGCCAGGCTCTTTCCTGCGACTTCCTTCGGCGGAGTGAGTCCGCACAAGTCGGCCAGCGTCGGATAGAGATCGAGCAGCGTCACCGTTCGCTCGCAGCGCTGCTCCGGCGTGGTAACGCCCGGGGCGACGATCAGCAGCGGCACTCGATCCGCTTCTTCCCACAAGGCGAACTTTCGCCAGTGGAGTTTCTCTCCCAAGTGCCAACCATGGTCGCCCCACAGAACGATGATCGTATTGTCGGCGTAAGGGCTCGCTTCCAGAGCGGCGATCAATCGGCCGATCTGAGCGTCGGCGAATTCGATGCTCGCCAGATAACCTTGCACCGCTTTGGCGTAGTTGTCGGTTTCAATCACCTTCTTGTGATCGCCGCTTGGCTTGGCGATCTTCACGCCGGCCTCCGGCACATCGGCCAGGTCATCTTCTTTGATTTGCGGCAGTTGAATTTGATCGAGCGGGAAGTGATCGAAGTATTCCTGCGGCACATACCAGGGAAGGTGAGGGCGATAGATGCCGCATGCCAGGAAGAGCGGCTTGTCATGCTTCTTCTGCAACTGCTCGATCGCGAAGTCGACCATCTGGTAGTCGCTCATCTCGGCGTCTTTGGCGTCGATCGGTCCCCAATCGAAATGGGACGTGTTCGGAATCCCGTTAACCGGCGTCTGCTTTGGCTTCGGATCGCCTGTCTGCTTCAGGTACTCGTCGAAACCTTTCTCTTCGCGATACGAACCGTGGAAGAGCTTGCCGCAACCGATCACCTCGTAGCCGTTCTGTTGATAGAACTGCGGCAGCGTGATCGCATCCGGCATCGCCGGGCGCCACGGTTGGTCGTTGTGATAGACGCCGGAGGTGAACGGTGCGATCCCGGTCAGCAGCGAAGCGCGCGAAGGATTGCAAGCCGGCGCCGAGCAATAGGCTCGCTCAAACAACATCCCCTTCGCCGCCAGACGATCGACGTTCGGCGACTTCGTCTGCGGATGCCCACCAAGGCAATGCACCCAGTCGTTCAAGTCATCGACGGCGATGAACAAGACGTTCGGCTTGTCGGCGGCGTGGGCCAGCGACGCAAGCAGCGGAAAAAGTGCGACAGCGCAGGCGATCAGGCGAAGCATGGGGGGAAGCTCCAGACGCAGAATGAGCGGGTGGTTTGCGCAAGGATGCGCCGGGAGCCTGCATTATTGTCGAAAACTTCCGCCGTTT is part of the Blastopirellula sediminis genome and harbors:
- the pdxA gene encoding 4-hydroxythreonine-4-phosphate dehydrogenase PdxA, encoding MKPRIAVTMGDPAGVGPEIALRLLANAEVAEYCTPIVFGDAQLLRRVAELLDLPMCETIVDVADGADALRSLTTPAIYDLHAIDAAAILPGKIAAECGRACYEYILAAIRAAEAGQVDAISTGPINKEALHAAGVNYPGHTEIFADETDSARICMMLTSEEITCGFVTTHVGYGEVPGLLSRERIVEVIELCHEAMRRIRGRAPKMLICGLNPHAGEHGLFGNSEEERIIAPAVADAQAFGIEISGPLPPDTVFLRERRATTDCVICMYHDQGHIPLKALAFDVAVNITLGLPIIRTSVDHGTAFDIAWQGKAGVSSLIEAVRLASRLATEPTAAVAPESGGLA
- a CDS encoding PhzF family phenazine biosynthesis protein, which produces MPFPLYQIDAFTSQPLSGNPAAVCWLQQSCEDSWLQRVAAEMNLSETAFLWQEKSRFRLRWFTPTVEVDLCGHATLAAAHFLWETGRASPTATIEFNTRSGVLTAARIDERIELDFPIDEIEVCPPPTGLIAALGCKAIATGRNRRDVLIEVASEEELRSVTPDFRRLAEIRARGVIVTCRGDGERYEFLSRFFAPACGIDEDPVTGSAHCALVTYWAPKWKKETLRAFQCSQRGGELEVTLDGDRAKLRGAAVTVLRGELDA
- a CDS encoding sulfatase-like hydrolase/transferase encodes the protein MLRLIACAVALFPLLASLAHAADKPNVLFIAVDDLNDWVHCLGGHPQTKSPNVDRLAAKGMLFERAYCSAPACNPSRASLLTGIAPFTSGVYHNDQPWRPAMPDAITLPQFYQQNGYEVIGCGKLFHGSYREEKGFDEYLKQTGDPKPKQTPVNGIPNTSHFDWGPIDAKDAEMSDYQMVDFAIEQLQKKHDKPLFLACGIYRPHLPWYVPQEYFDHFPLDQIQLPQIKEDDLADVPEAGVKIAKPSGDHKKVIETDNYAKAVQGYLASIEFADAQIGRLIAALEASPYADNTIIVLWGDHGWHLGEKLHWRKFALWEEADRVPLLIVAPGVTTPEQRCERTVTLLDLYPTLADLCGLTPPKEVAGKSLAPLLKDPTAAWDRPAVTTHGRNNHAVRDERWRYIRYADGSEELYDHQEDPQEWTNVADLPENDAVKKRLAKWLPTTNAKDADSEKTPVAKNAKAWSMSGVVVYRGQPVAGAKVTMYGRGGKAKASGVTDEEGKYVMKMEPGESFPEGEFKVTVRGVKIPDKFGDFRTTGLTVRNAKAANRYDFSFE